Proteins encoded by one window of bacterium:
- the sctV gene encoding type III secretion system export apparatus subunit SctV yields the protein MPKFKFVSINEFINKYSDLVLAALVLCVLGMIIVPLPTWILDILLTVDLAIAVIILLVALYISDALKIASFPTILLITTLYRLALNIASTRLILAEGHAGEVIHAFGSFVVGGNYVVGGILFAIITLINFIVIAKGAERVSEVGARFTLDAMPGKQMSIDADLRAGIINMEQAQERRSTLQRESQLYGAMDGAMKFVKGDAIAGIIICLINIVGGFVIGVLQRGMAFGDSAKLYSLMTIGDGLVAQIPALVISVSAGVVVTRVASETKEGSNLGRDIVQQVTAYPKALVITAILLLTFALIPGLPKLPFFILSAALASLAFFLARGKAKKIQEISETPKEEVVKKAVAKHGDVLPFIMPSPISLEVGADMIPYVDDSQDGGRFINELIPLLRHGLYYELGVNFPGIQVRGQTIDMDPESYVININEIPVARGKIEKGCILVGESLEQLQLFNITGRETLHPIDNSVVTWISAEFKDIATQAGFRMWDVSEYLILHLSFILRKHSHEFLGVQEVQTMLTELEKTHPALVKELVPKVITVLQLSEVFQRLVQEDISIRDLKNIFATMAQWGEVERDTVALTEHVRAGLKRYVTHKYAGQTGTLAVYLLDPDIEEMIRAAIRKTDKGNYLALEPETTQEIVESVGREIASHPLPPGAKPPVILTISEVRRYFRKIIELEFPQLAVLSYQELSENLRIQPIARIALPGQAQAA from the coding sequence ATGCCTAAATTCAAATTCGTCAGCATCAACGAGTTCATCAACAAGTACAGCGACCTCGTCCTGGCCGCCCTGGTCCTCTGCGTCCTGGGGATGATCATCGTCCCGCTGCCGACCTGGATTCTGGACATCCTCTTGACCGTCGACTTGGCGATCGCCGTCATCATCCTCCTGGTCGCCTTGTACATCTCCGACGCCCTGAAGATCGCGTCCTTTCCGACGATCCTCCTGATCACGACCCTTTACCGCCTCGCCCTCAACATCGCCTCGACGCGCCTCATTTTGGCCGAAGGGCACGCGGGAGAGGTCATCCACGCGTTCGGGAGCTTCGTCGTCGGGGGGAACTACGTCGTCGGCGGGATCCTCTTCGCCATCATCACGTTGATCAACTTCATCGTCATCGCCAAGGGCGCCGAACGCGTTTCCGAAGTCGGCGCGCGCTTCACCCTGGACGCCATGCCCGGCAAGCAGATGTCGATCGATGCCGACCTGCGCGCCGGCATCATCAACATGGAGCAGGCGCAAGAGAGGCGTTCCACCCTCCAGCGCGAGTCGCAGCTCTACGGCGCGATGGACGGCGCGATGAAATTCGTCAAGGGAGACGCCATCGCCGGCATCATCATTTGCCTCATCAACATCGTCGGGGGGTTCGTGATCGGGGTCCTGCAGAGGGGCATGGCGTTCGGCGACTCCGCCAAACTCTATTCCCTCATGACGATCGGCGACGGGCTCGTCGCCCAGATCCCGGCGCTCGTGATTTCCGTCTCCGCCGGCGTGGTCGTGACCCGCGTGGCCTCGGAGACCAAGGAAGGCTCGAACCTGGGCCGCGACATCGTCCAACAGGTGACCGCCTACCCGAAAGCCCTGGTCATCACGGCGATCCTGCTCCTCACCTTCGCGCTCATTCCGGGTCTGCCGAAGTTGCCGTTCTTCATCCTCTCGGCGGCCTTGGCGTCGCTCGCGTTTTTCCTCGCGCGCGGCAAGGCCAAGAAGATCCAGGAGATCTCCGAGACGCCCAAGGAGGAAGTGGTCAAGAAGGCGGTGGCCAAGCACGGGGACGTGCTCCCCTTCATCATGCCGTCGCCGATTTCGCTGGAAGTGGGCGCGGACATGATCCCCTACGTCGACGACAGCCAGGACGGCGGGCGGTTCATCAACGAGCTGATTCCGCTGCTCCGCCACGGGCTCTATTACGAGTTGGGCGTGAATTTCCCCGGCATCCAGGTGCGCGGTCAGACGATCGACATGGACCCGGAGAGTTACGTCATCAACATCAACGAAATCCCCGTCGCCCGCGGCAAGATCGAGAAGGGCTGCATCCTGGTGGGCGAATCGCTCGAACAGCTCCAGCTTTTCAACATCACGGGCCGCGAGACCCTGCACCCGATCGACAACTCCGTCGTCACGTGGATCTCCGCCGAGTTCAAGGACATCGCGACCCAGGCGGGATTCCGGATGTGGGACGTCTCCGAGTACCTGATCCTGCATCTTTCGTTCATCCTGCGAAAACACTCGCACGAGTTCCTGGGCGTCCAGGAGGTGCAGACGATGCTGACCGAGCTCGAGAAGACGCATCCGGCGCTCGTCAAGGAGCTCGTGCCCAAGGTGATCACGGTTCTGCAGCTCTCCGAGGTCTTCCAGCGACTGGTTCAGGAGGACATCTCCATCCGCGACCTGAAAAACATCTTCGCGACGATGGCGCAGTGGGGCGAGGTCGAGCGCGACACGGTGGCCTTGACCGAGCACGTGCGCGCGGGGCTCAAGCGCTACGTCACGCACAAATACGCGGGACAGACCGGCACGCTTGCGGTGTACCTGCTCGACCCGGACATCGAGGAGATGATCCGGGCCGCGATCCGCAAGACCGACAAGGGGAACTACCTGGCTCTGGAGCCCGAGACGACGCAGGAGATCGTCGAGTCGGTGGGGCGCGAAATCGCCAGCCACCCGCTGCCGCCGGGGGCGAAGCCGCCGGTCATCCTGACCATCTCCGAGGTCCGGCGCTATTTTAGGAAGATTATCGAGCTCGAATTCCCGCAGCTGGCCGTCCTGTCCTACCAGGAGCTTTCGGAGAATCTCCGCATCCAGCCCATTGCGCGGATCGCGCTGCCCGGCCAGGCCCAGGCAGCCTAG
- a CDS encoding peptidoglycan DD-metalloendopeptidase family protein: MRRFVDKGLMSYHVYLIPENNSKIRKFRLRPRSILGMSGLAVAVALLLVLAAVGFLHYRSLYASLEKEHETIRAYEKERVDLLGKVAMLESTVGETEKMAGKLAALVGSERVSIEKGIGPIPSAPSAFEPEKLDSLEDRVVTLQDKIKELTKIQEDKLTYIASTPSVWPVKGWVTSDFGYRRSPFTLAADFHEGIDIAAARGTPVSAPADGVVTFAGYKGGYGKMVVIDHGFGIVTKYGHTSEFFVKEGDRIKRGTKIALVGSTGHSTGPHLHYEIYSDGVPVDPMKYILK; encoded by the coding sequence ATGCGTCGATTCGTCGATAAGGGGCTCATGAGCTACCACGTCTATCTTATTCCGGAAAATAACTCCAAGATCCGCAAGTTCAGGCTGAGACCGCGAAGCATCCTGGGCATGTCGGGGTTGGCCGTGGCCGTGGCTCTACTCCTCGTCCTCGCTGCCGTGGGATTCTTGCATTACCGTTCGCTCTACGCTTCTCTCGAAAAGGAGCACGAGACGATTCGGGCCTATGAGAAGGAGAGGGTGGATCTCCTGGGCAAGGTCGCGATGTTGGAAAGCACGGTCGGTGAGACCGAGAAGATGGCGGGCAAGCTCGCCGCCCTCGTCGGGTCGGAGCGGGTATCGATCGAAAAAGGCATCGGTCCGATTCCGTCCGCTCCTTCCGCCTTTGAGCCAGAAAAGTTGGACAGTTTGGAAGACCGGGTGGTCACGCTCCAAGACAAGATCAAGGAGCTGACCAAGATCCAGGAAGACAAGCTGACGTACATCGCCTCCACGCCGTCCGTCTGGCCGGTCAAGGGCTGGGTGACGAGCGACTTCGGTTACCGGCGCTCCCCGTTCACCCTCGCCGCCGATTTCCACGAGGGGATCGATATCGCCGCGGCCCGGGGTACGCCCGTGTCGGCGCCGGCGGACGGGGTCGTTACCTTTGCGGGATACAAGGGCGGATACGGCAAGATGGTCGTCATCGACCACGGCTTTGGAATCGTGACCAAGTACGGCCATACGTCTGAATTCTTCGTGAAGGAAGGCGACCGGATCAAGCGCGGCACAAAGATCGCCCTCGTGGGCAGCACGGGGCATTCCACCGGTCCGCATCTTCATTATGAAATCTACTCGGACGGCGTTCCGGTCGATCCGATGAAGTACATCCTGAAATAA
- a CDS encoding Stp1/IreP family PP2C-type Ser/Thr phosphatase, with protein MKIECYGLTDVGKKREKNEDSLLVNADLGVFMVADGMGGHLGGEFASKIAVKTVEETLQKLLSDPESTIATDHVFDRSDPGELLKYAIRVASQRIYDEACRNTNLRGMGTTAVVLFLQDGKGFIAHVGDSRAYLIRDGAIRQLTADHSLVAEQLRAGFITEDELKHHKFKNIITRSVGFQNEVEIDLLIRDLEVGDRFLLCSDGLTNLVEDTDLHKVVLKSAPKEACRKLIDLANKRGGDDNVTVVIANVLATD; from the coding sequence GTGAAAATTGAATGTTACGGCCTGACGGACGTCGGCAAAAAACGCGAAAAGAACGAGGACAGCCTCCTCGTCAACGCGGACTTGGGCGTTTTCATGGTGGCCGACGGCATGGGCGGCCATCTGGGCGGAGAGTTCGCCAGCAAGATCGCCGTCAAAACGGTTGAGGAGACCCTTCAAAAACTCTTGAGTGATCCGGAGTCGACGATCGCCACCGACCACGTGTTCGACCGTTCGGACCCGGGGGAGCTCCTCAAATACGCCATCCGTGTCGCTTCCCAGCGTATCTACGATGAGGCCTGCCGCAACACGAACCTCCGCGGCATGGGCACCACGGCGGTGGTCCTCTTTCTTCAGGACGGCAAGGGGTTCATCGCCCACGTCGGCGACAGCCGGGCCTATCTGATCCGCGACGGGGCGATCCGCCAGTTGACGGCCGACCACTCGCTCGTGGCCGAGCAGCTCCGCGCGGGTTTCATCACGGAGGATGAACTCAAGCACCACAAATTCAAAAACATCATCACCCGGTCGGTGGGATTTCAGAACGAGGTCGAGATCGATCTCCTGATTCGCGATCTGGAGGTGGGGGACCGTTTTCTCCTGTGTTCGGACGGACTGACCAACCTGGTCGAGGACACCGATCTCCATAAGGTCGTCCTCAAGAGCGCACCCAAAGAGGCCTGCCGGAAGCTCATCGACCTCGCCAACAAGCGGGGCGGCGACGACAACGTCACCGTCGTCATCGCTAACGTCCTCGCCACGGATTGA
- a CDS encoding tetratricopeptide repeat protein codes for MKLKGLTLLLLLLATAGPLSAAKKHIPLDLAVMHNNQGVAYLSKSDLDRAEVEFKTACELDPLYADAFNNLGLIYKYKGQFPLAIAALETSAKLKPKWAAPHSHLGAVYLATGDLDKAIKALIKATNLDKKYADAYFNLGIVYLEKAKKAADPKKDWESAVTAFQQATTIDTRLFHAHLDLADTYRKLGQLEKAILRYRLAIETNPSDPEPWRHLAELYRQTGDETKAKDCDEKVRLLEPKSEDDLIKMGESLISQKRYDEAMQVFQRALKKNPNNAMAHFDIGILFGLQGKHGEAAGAYQSAARLKPDFLPAYFNLGVALKKLGDARGALIAFRQAVAINPNHPQSLFEAAGLETQTRNMRGALAAYCQFLVAAGDRFPEEVKFAKSETDKMGGCRAPEPPPTGPKKEPESGPSRTESPGHSPQ; via the coding sequence ATGAAACTCAAAGGCCTCACTTTGCTCCTGCTCCTCCTGGCCACCGCCGGCCCTCTCTCCGCGGCCAAGAAGCACATCCCTCTCGATCTGGCCGTGATGCACAACAACCAGGGCGTCGCGTATCTCTCCAAGAGCGACCTGGACCGCGCGGAGGTTGAGTTCAAGACCGCCTGCGAGCTCGATCCCCTCTATGCCGACGCCTTCAACAACTTGGGGCTGATCTACAAGTACAAGGGGCAGTTCCCGCTCGCGATCGCGGCGCTGGAGACCTCCGCGAAACTGAAACCCAAGTGGGCCGCACCGCACAGCCACCTGGGCGCCGTCTATCTGGCGACCGGCGATCTGGACAAGGCCATCAAGGCCCTGATCAAGGCGACCAATCTGGACAAGAAGTACGCGGACGCCTACTTCAATCTTGGCATCGTCTACCTGGAGAAGGCCAAGAAGGCGGCGGACCCCAAGAAGGACTGGGAGAGCGCGGTGACCGCCTTCCAGCAGGCGACGACGATCGACACGCGGCTTTTCCACGCGCACCTCGACCTCGCCGACACCTACCGGAAGCTGGGCCAGTTGGAGAAGGCGATCCTCCGATACCGTCTGGCCATCGAGACCAACCCCAGCGACCCCGAGCCGTGGCGGCACTTGGCGGAACTCTACCGGCAGACGGGGGACGAAACGAAGGCCAAGGACTGCGATGAGAAGGTCCGTCTCCTCGAGCCCAAGTCGGAGGACGATCTCATCAAGATGGGGGAATCGCTCATTTCGCAAAAGCGCTACGACGAGGCCATGCAGGTCTTTCAGCGCGCCCTAAAGAAAAACCCGAACAACGCGATGGCCCACTTCGACATCGGCATCCTGTTCGGCCTTCAAGGCAAGCACGGGGAGGCCGCCGGCGCCTACCAGAGCGCGGCCCGGCTCAAACCCGATTTCCTGCCGGCCTATTTCAACCTGGGCGTGGCGCTCAAGAAACTCGGAGACGCGCGCGGCGCGCTGATCGCCTTCCGCCAGGCGGTCGCGATCAACCCAAACCACCCCCAAAGCCTTTTCGAGGCCGCCGGACTTGAAACGCAGACGCGTAACATGCGCGGGGCGCTGGCCGCCTACTGCCAGTTCCTCGTTGCGGCGGGCGACCGTTTCCCCGAGGAGGTCAAGTTCGCCAAGTCGGAGACCGACAAGATGGGCGGCTGCCGCGCTCCGGAGCCTCCCCCGACCGGACCCAAGAAAGAGCCCGAGAGCGGCCCGTCCCGGACCGAATCGCCGGGGCATTCCCCTCAATAA
- the secA gene encoding preprotein translocase subunit SecA, whose translation MLNLARRIFGTKNDRELKKIRPLVERINGLEPSLQALTDDGLRGKTGAFKERLSRGEDLDALLPEAFAVVREVSRRVLNMRHFDVQLIGGTVLHKGKISEMKTGEGKTLVATLPVYLNALEGRGVHVVTVNDYLARRDAEWMGQIYRALGLSVGVIVHGLNDRERKAAYASDISYGTNNEFGFDYLRDNMKYSLENYVQRELNYAIVDEVDSILIDESRTPLIISGPSEESTDKYYRIDVVIPKLTPGVLKEEKGVKTMTNDYVVDEKSRTVVLTEEGVAKVEKILGVQNLYDPANIEILHHVNQALRAHSLFKKDVDYVVKDGKVTIVDEFTGRLMPGRRWSDGLHQAVEAKEAVTIENENQTLATITFQNYFRMFRKLAGMTGTADTEAQEFAKIYNLEVMAIPTNRPMIRKDEADVIYKTEREKFSQAIEEIKELHAKGRPILVGTISIEKSEKLSALLKRDGIQHHVLNAKQHEREAEIVAQAGRFGAVTISTNMAGRGTDIVLGGNPEFMAKNKVNRDEDPAGYEAALAAFRKQCEAEKEKVIAAGGLHIVGTERHESRRIDNQLRGRAGRQGDPGSTRFYLSLEDDLLRIFGSERISAMMDRMGIEENEPITHPWITKAIEGAQKRVEGHNFDLRKHLLDYDDVMNQQRKTVYGLRREILSGEKTRDKVLDMIDELVTELVDEFVPEKGGTNVDMTPVDERIRKIFDVAADWNSWGVTNFTQEAVGKALFERLQSAYEEREGKYSAPILQEVGRVVLLSTLDQLWKDHLLSMDHLREGIGLRGYGQKDPLLEYKREGFLIFQGMIREFREDVLEKVFHVQIAEERQVAQMKAAPRAAARMVLSRGPAGEAPPAAKPGPGIISQVPRAAGIGPLGLAAGQKQAAPAPQVPAHAEAHAGRNDPCPCGSGKKYKKCHGA comes from the coding sequence ATGCTGAATCTCGCCCGCAGGATCTTCGGCACGAAGAACGACCGGGAACTCAAAAAAATCCGGCCCCTCGTCGAGAGGATCAACGGCCTGGAGCCGTCCCTTCAAGCCCTGACCGACGACGGACTTCGAGGAAAAACCGGTGCTTTCAAGGAACGTCTCTCCCGAGGCGAAGACTTGGACGCTCTCCTGCCGGAGGCCTTCGCCGTTGTCCGCGAGGTCTCCCGCAGGGTCCTCAACATGAGGCACTTCGACGTCCAGTTGATCGGCGGGACGGTCCTCCACAAGGGCAAGATCTCCGAAATGAAGACGGGCGAGGGCAAGACCTTGGTCGCGACGCTGCCGGTCTACCTGAACGCGCTGGAGGGGCGCGGCGTCCACGTCGTGACCGTCAACGACTACCTCGCCCGCCGCGACGCCGAATGGATGGGGCAGATCTACCGGGCCCTGGGCCTCTCCGTCGGGGTCATCGTCCACGGCCTGAACGACCGCGAGCGCAAGGCGGCCTATGCCTCGGACATCAGCTACGGCACCAACAACGAGTTTGGCTTCGACTACCTGCGCGACAACATGAAGTACTCCCTCGAAAACTACGTCCAGAGGGAGCTCAACTACGCGATCGTCGACGAGGTGGACTCGATCTTGATCGACGAATCGCGCACGCCGCTCATCATATCCGGACCGTCCGAGGAATCGACCGACAAGTATTACCGGATCGACGTCGTCATCCCCAAGCTCACGCCGGGGGTCTTGAAGGAAGAGAAGGGCGTGAAGACGATGACGAACGACTACGTCGTCGACGAGAAGAGCCGGACGGTGGTGCTGACGGAGGAGGGCGTCGCGAAGGTCGAAAAAATCTTGGGCGTCCAGAACCTCTACGACCCGGCGAACATCGAGATCCTCCACCACGTGAACCAGGCCCTGCGCGCTCATTCGCTCTTCAAGAAGGACGTCGACTACGTGGTCAAGGACGGCAAGGTGACCATCGTCGACGAGTTCACCGGGCGCCTCATGCCGGGACGACGCTGGAGCGACGGGCTGCACCAGGCCGTGGAGGCCAAGGAAGCCGTCACCATCGAGAACGAGAACCAGACGCTCGCGACGATCACCTTCCAGAACTACTTCCGCATGTTCCGAAAGCTCGCCGGCATGACGGGCACGGCCGACACCGAGGCCCAGGAGTTCGCCAAGATCTACAACCTGGAAGTCATGGCGATTCCGACGAACCGTCCCATGATCCGCAAGGACGAGGCCGACGTCATCTACAAGACCGAGCGGGAGAAGTTCAGTCAAGCGATCGAAGAGATCAAAGAACTGCACGCCAAGGGGCGCCCGATTCTTGTCGGGACCATTTCCATCGAAAAATCGGAAAAACTCTCCGCCCTGCTCAAGAGGGACGGGATTCAACATCACGTGTTGAACGCCAAGCAGCACGAACGGGAGGCGGAGATCGTCGCCCAGGCCGGACGTTTTGGCGCCGTCACCATCTCCACCAACATGGCGGGCCGGGGCACGGACATCGTGCTCGGAGGAAATCCCGAGTTCATGGCCAAGAACAAGGTCAATCGCGACGAGGACCCTGCGGGTTACGAAGCGGCGTTGGCGGCGTTTCGCAAGCAATGCGAGGCCGAAAAGGAAAAGGTCATCGCGGCGGGGGGGCTGCACATCGTCGGGACGGAGCGGCACGAGTCCCGGCGGATCGACAACCAGCTCCGGGGCCGCGCCGGTCGCCAGGGAGATCCCGGTTCCACGCGCTTCTACCTCTCGCTCGAGGACGACTTGCTCCGGATCTTCGGCTCGGAGCGCATCAGCGCCATGATGGACCGGATGGGCATCGAGGAGAACGAGCCGATCACGCACCCCTGGATCACGAAGGCGATCGAAGGCGCGCAGAAGAGGGTGGAAGGCCACAACTTTGACCTGCGCAAGCACCTGCTCGACTACGACGATGTCATGAACCAGCAGCGGAAGACCGTTTACGGGCTCCGCCGGGAAATCCTCTCCGGAGAAAAGACGCGGGACAAGGTTCTCGACATGATCGACGAACTGGTGACGGAATTGGTCGACGAGTTCGTGCCGGAAAAGGGCGGAACGAACGTCGACATGACCCCCGTCGACGAGCGCATCCGCAAGATCTTCGACGTCGCCGCCGATTGGAATTCTTGGGGGGTGACGAACTTCACGCAGGAGGCGGTCGGCAAGGCCCTCTTTGAGAGACTGCAAAGCGCCTATGAAGAGCGCGAGGGCAAGTACTCGGCGCCGATCCTGCAGGAGGTCGGTCGGGTGGTCCTGCTCTCGACGCTCGACCAGCTCTGGAAGGACCACCTCCTCTCGATGGACCACCTGCGCGAGGGCATCGGGTTGCGCGGCTACGGGCAGAAGGATCCGCTCCTCGAGTACAAGCGCGAGGGTTTTTTGATCTTCCAGGGGATGATCCGCGAGTTCCGCGAGGACGTCTTGGAAAAGGTCTTCCACGTCCAGATCGCCGAGGAGAGGCAGGTGGCTCAAATGAAGGCGGCCCCCCGGGCCGCGGCGCGGATGGTCTTGAGCCGCGGTCCCGCGGGAGAGGCGCCCCCGGCGGCGAAGCCCGGCCCCGGCATCATCTCCCAAGTCCCGCGCGCCGCAGGGATCGGTCCCCTGGGGCTCGCCGCCGGTCAAAAACAGGCGGCTCCGGCGCCTCAGGTTCCCGCCCACGCCGAGGCCCACGCCGGCCGGAACGACCCATGCCCCTGCGGGTCGGGCAAAAAGTACAAAAAATGCCACGGGGCTTAG
- the argJ gene encoding bifunctional glutamate N-acetyltransferase/amino-acid acetyltransferase ArgJ, with product MRNPYRVSGFRFSGVAAGIKKTGKPDLALIVSDVPATTVAAFTTNLARAAPVLVSRKNARSGVCRAIVVNSGNANACTGARGLRDAESMVRATAKALKVPEKHVLVCSTGKIGVPLPIQEIVSRIPRAAKALSRDGLKRSAQAILTTDNGAKLAHAEGKIGGKPYQIAGFAKGAGMIEPHMATMLAYVLTDAFVPKDVLRVLFRNCVDETFNRVTVDGDMSTNDTAVVLANGLAGNRAFKLRTPECRRFAENLYNVMDSLARQMVMDGEGATKCVAIDVRNAKTDADARKIAYAVANSPLVKTSFFGEDPNWGRVLGAAGRARATLNPDRVTIHYGNVCVARRGQSTGVAADRRAKAVMKAPSFTVTFDCRLGRGAFRVYSSDLTLEYVTINSCYRT from the coding sequence ATGAGAAATCCCTATCGCGTTTCCGGTTTTCGGTTCTCAGGCGTCGCCGCCGGCATCAAGAAGACGGGGAAACCGGATCTTGCCCTCATCGTCTCCGACGTGCCGGCGACAACGGTCGCGGCCTTTACGACGAATCTGGCCCGGGCGGCGCCCGTCCTGGTTTCCCGGAAGAACGCCCGCTCGGGTGTTTGCCGCGCGATCGTCGTCAACAGCGGCAACGCCAATGCCTGCACCGGCGCGAGAGGTCTGAGGGATGCGGAGTCGATGGTGCGCGCGACGGCGAAGGCATTGAAGGTTCCCGAAAAACACGTGCTGGTCTGTTCGACGGGCAAGATCGGAGTGCCCCTGCCGATCCAAGAAATCGTCTCCAGGATTCCCAGGGCCGCAAAGGCGCTTTCGCGGGATGGACTGAAACGCAGCGCCCAGGCCATTTTGACCACGGACAACGGCGCCAAGCTCGCGCACGCGGAAGGAAAGATCGGCGGCAAGCCGTATCAGATCGCCGGATTCGCGAAGGGCGCGGGGATGATTGAGCCGCATATGGCGACGATGCTGGCCTACGTTCTCACCGATGCCTTCGTCCCAAAAGACGTCCTCCGTGTCCTTTTCCGGAATTGCGTCGATGAGACCTTCAACCGCGTGACGGTGGACGGCGACATGTCGACCAACGACACGGCGGTCGTGCTCGCCAACGGGCTCGCGGGAAACCGGGCGTTCAAGCTCAGAACGCCCGAGTGCCGCAGGTTCGCCGAAAACCTCTACAACGTGATGGATTCGCTCGCCCGCCAGATGGTGATGGACGGGGAGGGGGCGACCAAATGCGTGGCGATCGACGTCAGGAACGCCAAAACGGACGCCGATGCCCGCAAGATCGCTTACGCGGTCGCGAATTCGCCCCTGGTGAAGACCTCGTTCTTCGGGGAAGACCCCAATTGGGGGCGCGTCCTGGGCGCGGCGGGCCGGGCGCGGGCCACTCTGAATCCCGACCGGGTCACGATTCACTACGGGAACGTGTGCGTGGCCCGGCGGGGCCAATCGACCGGCGTTGCGGCCGATCGGAGGGCCAAGGCCGTCATGAAGGCCCCGTCCTTCACGGTCACCTTCGACTGCCGGCTGGGCCGGGGGGCGTTCCGAGTCTATTCTAGCGACCTCACGCTGGAGTATGTTACGATCAATTCCTGCTACCGCACCTGA
- a CDS encoding FHA domain-containing protein, producing MEIRPQISVRNKKTGEKQVFRVDQERITIGRDHANYIVLDGRTVSRKHFEILSEGSQFFVRDLKSNNGTNLNEKLLEPNEKALLRSGDLIQVEDFELQFLIPATDQVEEIYEITDTDLLEVKMVKKLLKAMDRENAPSLEVIEGPQTGQHFVLEEKNQDVVIGRDPACEFVIDSNVISRKHARIEKRFDTVIVHDLGSKNGTFVNRERVSEKRLQDGDIIHLGTLALSFKNPQELSFDFEPPQIKRPESSAPSSAPKIVPVEEMRDDESAEAQGPEESPSGTRAARRKDGKKKASPVKPQPAPQETLPPEQMPEAPMEPGSEGPLELPESAGAGGIGFGNFRFSIMEILAAALGLAVLIGSIWAILKIL from the coding sequence ATGGAAATCCGTCCCCAGATCAGCGTCAGAAACAAGAAGACCGGAGAAAAGCAGGTCTTCCGCGTGGACCAGGAGAGGATCACCATCGGGCGCGACCATGCCAACTATATCGTCCTGGACGGCCGCACCGTCTCCCGGAAACACTTTGAGATCTTGAGCGAGGGATCTCAGTTCTTCGTGCGCGACCTGAAGAGCAACAACGGCACGAACCTGAACGAGAAGCTGTTGGAACCCAACGAAAAGGCCCTCCTCCGCTCCGGCGATCTCATCCAAGTCGAGGACTTTGAGCTCCAGTTCTTGATTCCCGCGACCGACCAGGTCGAGGAGATCTACGAGATCACCGACACGGATCTTCTTGAAGTGAAGATGGTGAAGAAGCTCCTCAAGGCGATGGACCGGGAGAACGCGCCGTCGCTGGAGGTGATCGAAGGCCCGCAGACGGGCCAGCACTTCGTCCTTGAGGAGAAGAACCAGGACGTGGTCATTGGCCGCGATCCGGCCTGCGAGTTCGTCATCGACTCGAACGTCATCTCGCGCAAACACGCGCGCATCGAAAAACGCTTCGACACCGTCATCGTCCACGACCTCGGCAGCAAGAACGGAACGTTCGTGAACCGCGAGAGGGTGTCCGAAAAGCGGCTCCAAGACGGCGACATCATCCACCTGGGGACCCTGGCCTTGAGCTTCAAGAACCCCCAGGAGCTTTCGTTCGATTTCGAGCCTCCTCAAATCAAGAGACCCGAGTCGTCCGCTCCATCCTCCGCACCGAAAATCGTCCCGGTCGAAGAGATGCGGGACGACGAATCGGCGGAGGCCCAGGGCCCCGAGGAGTCGCCTTCGGGAACGCGCGCGGCGCGCCGCAAGGACGGTAAGAAAAAGGCGTCACCGGTCAAACCCCAGCCCGCGCCCCAGGAGACGCTTCCGCCGGAGCAGATGCCCGAAGCCCCCATGGAACCAGGAAGCGAAGGGCCTCTCGAACTGCCGGAATCCGCCGGGGCGGGTGGAATCGGGTTTGGCAACTTCCGTTTTTCCATCATGGAAATCCTCGCGGCGGCCTTGGGCCTCGCTGTCCTCATTGGTTCGATCTGGGCGATCTTGAAGATTCTCTAA